TTATGCACTTGGCTCTCATACTCAATACTGAATAAAGCAAGATGTTTTgcatattttgtttccgtttttcatCATTAAAGGGAAACAAAGATTtttctcagcataggtcatcaatatgagatcagcagaGGTCCGGTCCCtgcacccccatcaatcagctgtctGAGGAAGCCTCAGTGCTCACTGGAGGTCCAGTTAATAcaaagcctcctcacagcttaccaagcacagcgccatctgttgaatagtagctgtgcttggcattgcagctcagacccattcactcgaATAGGAGTATTCTGTGCCTAGGCCTTATGACCGATGAAAGTCACATTGCATGGCcaggaagaggcctaagagcgCGCAGAGCActgtgtcctctccatacatctgaaGAACAAGGCTGcctatctgatattaatgacctctcctgaggatggactatatacatcatatacatactgtatatcacctATAACGCTGTCACATTTCCATCCATATTTATTTAGAATTTTAGCTGAATCAGTGAATATAACGCTGAAAAAACAGACAGAAGACAGAacctaaaaatgtaacataaaatGGGTCTTCTCTGCAttacttagtggtcactactcacctgggcggttatctgtagaaatgtcctctgtactctgctcatcacccctcacatatgtctctgtaggattaatattgttcagatcttcacccagattcacaagctgtgaaagaaatattgtagaagtcatcagacggttggagaagtcgtgtggaaggttttatatgacctgaaaagacaaccaaaaatgaccggacagcaggcgttatctgacccaaatatctgcaggtctcctgtataaggcccctttcacacgggtgataattctgcgcgggtgcaatgcgtaacgcattgcacctgcactgaatccggacccattcacttcaatgaggctgttCAGATaaatggtgattttcacgcatcacttgtgtttttcacgcaactcaggccctatagaaatgaatggggatgcgtgaaaatcgcaagcatccgcaggcAACAGCGGATGCAatgggattttcacgcatggttgctatggagacgagggatgagttacctgggaccccatttactttattattttccattataacggaaaataatagcattctttaattcagaatgccaAGTAAAAGGTGCtcacgtcagcacaggtcctgctgaatgaagatagaagaacctTCTATCttaattcagcaggacctgcgttgacatcaccgcgctcaccacgtggtgagcgcgatgacgtcaccgaaggtccctttccagccaggtcctgcaagaagaagaagaaagaagacgagcccggctgcacaatcaagtggatgaggagagttactttttttttattttaatcctacAATAGatcttttacttagcattctgaattaaagaatgctattattttccattataaccatgttatgatggaaaataataaaatatacagaacaccgatcccaaacccgaacttcagtaaagaagtctgggttcgggtctgggtaccacagtcagtttatcacccgtgtgcaaaacgcattgcacctgtgcgataaaaactgaacatcagcCAATGACTGGAAGCAGGTGACCATGCCTATGCTGGCGAGGAAGCAAACAACATTTACTGGAAGATGGACACACAGGAGCTGGAACACATAACCGGAGCTAAGGGTATCAGGTACGTATGACTCTTTCCATAGTAGAGGCTGCGGACAAATGAGAAAAGTTACTTATtcctgaacaaaccctttaatactGTCTTCCTATTCTGTCTACCAGTTTTGAGATGACTGCAGGCATGAAGATACTGtacctagtataagggacaggggagaacacaagagaggtgagaactgattatctatcaccactagaacaccgtGCTTACTAGTGATTATAGTATAAAGGACACAGTAGATTAACTAGAGTTCtaagggccccagggcaaactgtTGTGCTACTCTTGTGCAACCACAAAACATCTGCAGCAGTTCACAGAGGAGGCCATCTTAAAAGTCTGTACAGGCAGAAAATTGTGAGAAGATCCAGACAACATGTAatgtctatggtcagctgtaatcctgccatctctacctttctcattatacaaggataaatcatataatactggtggataaaacaagactgagcacaagatcttcacagccttctacagatcatagggaacatttcatgagaccttatcatcctgtgggacattgtgatcttcttctgaaccatcctgtggaaGGAGAGGACTGGTATATCTCTCCGGTGTTgttctctcttccttaactgtaggaaacacatccagtgactgaattcattccttacataAAGATAATGAGAGGATGcctttagtcatgtctattacctggtggtgtgaggggccggtgatcctccatcagaatgtccttgtactgatctgtgtgtccttctaaatactcccactcctccatggagaaatagacgtcgacatcctgacaccttataagaacctgacaacacaatgatacagtcatcacccagatcccttcataacgttcctgtataatgtcccagcattcccagtagtgtcacctctccagtcagcagctcaatcatcttgttggtgagttctaggatcttctctttATTGATTTCCTCGTGTATCAGGGAGTGAGGTGGAGGCTccatgattgggctcagggttcttccccatccttcagacacaggggcctgacagcgctcactagaggtcttcttcactactgtgtagccctggttatggagagacacagtaataaatatcactccatacatctctagAGTCTCTcccctctccagtcatgtccatctgttagtaacatagataagatgatgacatcatcagaatctctcacctctacagtaagccggaagaggatctctagggtgagatttattatactctccgccATCTTATCCTTGTCTCTATCCATTCTTGTTGGGTCAATCAAgagaaggatcttatatagaagatatccactgagcggatcctatattgtaggaacctgaatggaaagaaGATTAGACAGTGtaaaatcctacaaaatcccaattaaaatacaataactagaggtgcaccgaaattccggcggccgaaaatatcggcagaaaatgcacctaatccatttcggccgatattgatacatatcggcagaaaatagcggggaggagctgggggccggtgcgttcactgtgctccggcccccagctccagtagttataaaatgtgtacaattaataaggattctattcatgaggccccctctgcagtagaacattcaatatagccacatcctactcacagggctgttatcttaatgctggccggccgggcagaggagcggcagcgtcacgactgacgtcatgttcccggcctactttctgaatgaacgAGGCcgtgcaggcatgtgacgtcagtcgtgacgctgccgctcgtctgcgtcacgaaactctataaaagtgaccccattttagaaactacgggatagggtggcagtattgttggtattagtttagggtacatatgatttttggttgctctatgttgcggagcttcaaggtataccctcaatatcttcacttaaatccccttgtagctgaagaagcAGGTCAATAtccaagagacaatttccccagtaactggacgacacacagtttgggagtcaactgattttactaggcatgcgcacctgctttcaaacctccaaccgcctcatttacatacaatacatagattactatgcTACAAGGaaaggtggggtcagacaatagcaagggccgatgggaggttgaggggggacACTGCAGCTAGTTTAAACAGgcctcccagtgtccctgagacaacaccctgctggggaaacaatggcacaggaaaaggggggaggggaagaggtacagacaagaaagacattctataagtggcgatgtttgccacactctatattacactttttgtgaggcaaggtaacaagaaatagctgttttggcaccgtttttattttttgttttttacaacattcatctgacaggttagatcatgtgatatttttgaagACCAGGTTCTCacagacgctgcgatacctaatatgtatacttttttttttatttatgtaagttttacacaataatataatttttgaaacaaacaaaaaaaaatcatattttagtgtctccatattctgagagccatatttttttcagtttttggacgattatcttcgggtactttcacactttggtttttttttcttttccggcatagagttctgtcctaggggctctgtaccggaaaagaactgatcagttttatccccatgcattctgaatggagagtaatccgttcagtttgcatgaggatgtcttcagttcagtcgttttgactgatcaggcaaaagagaaaaccgcagcatgctacggttttctctccggcgaaaaaaactgaagacttgcattttttcccataggaatgtattagcgccggatccggcatgcgcagatcggtaaaaatgagaaaaaaaaatttacatgacggatccgtcagtccgcatgacaagcgtagagacggatccgtccttgcaatgcatttgtgagaaggatccgcatccggatccgtctcacaaatgctttcagtcagcggcagatcggcggatccggcggccagttccgacgacggaactgcccgccggatcacactgccgcaagtgtgaaagtagccttagctagggtctaattttttgcgggatgagatgacggtttgattggcactatttttgggtgcatatgactttttgatagcttgctattaggcccctttcacacgggcgagttttccgtgcgggtgcgatccgtgcggcgaacgtatagcacccgcactaaatcctgacccattcatttctatggggctgtgcacatgagcgttgtttttcacgcttcacttgtgcgttcagtggaaatcgcagcatgctctatattggccgattttgacgtgacgcaggccccatagaagtgaatggggtgcgtgaaaatcgcatagcatccgcaagcaagtacagaTGCAGTGCgaatttcacgcacggttgctaggagacgatcgggatggagacccgatcattattattttcccttataacatggttataagggaaaataatagcattctgaatacagaatgcatagtaaaacagtgctagaggggttaaaataaaataaataataatttaactcaccttagtccacttgatcgcgaagcccggcatctccttgtgtctcctctgcgctgaacaggacctggggtgagctgctccattaaataccggttaaggacctaagatgacgtcactccggtcatcacatggtcttttaccatggtgaccggaccggagtgacgtcatcgaaggtccttaaccggtatttaatggagcagctcaccccaggtcctgttcagcgcagaggagacacaaggagatgccgggcttcgtgatcaagtggactaaggtgagttaaattattttttattttattttaacccctctagcgctgttttactatgcattctgtattcagaatgctattattttcccttttaaccatgttataagggaaaataatacaatcttcagaacatcaatcccaagcccgaacttctgtgaagaagttcgggtttgggtaccaaacatgcgcgatttttctcacgcgagtgcaacgcatgacaatgttttgcactcgcgcgggaaaaccgcgcattttcccgcaacgcacccagctcttatccgggcaaaaaaactgacgcccgtgtgaaagaggccttacactttttgtgatgtaagggaccaaaaaatggtttatttagcacagtttttattaaaaaaaatttggggtgtttatctgaggggttaggtcatgtgatatgtttttaGAGTCGGTTGAtacgacgcggcgatacctaatatgtataccttttttttcccccctattttttactaatagttttttaactttatttagggaaaattacttttttttttttttggaacgtttaatttttttgggggaaaactttattttttactttctttttttgtcccactttgggacttgaacttttgggggtctaatcctttgcaatgcattccaatacttctgtattggaatgcattggctgtatgagtaatactgtgtgtattactcatacagcttccggactGTGAGATCCAGgcggctgccttccatgccatcgggtcccccctacagccgcatggggacccgatcaccgccgcaaaccgcaggtcaattcagacacaggggggtcacgggacaactcccgcgcatttagccgaggtgcctgctcaatgatttggggctccagatggcgaccaaagtggtcgccaatgcgacttagcatttacaaatggcgacgactttttagtcttgtcgccatttgcgactagacccgccgcagctctgccgttgaataggagctgatagttctctgccccgccaccGCCGATGTTTTTCTCAGTCTGactcagtgagtcacagcacacaacagcagggaggggagggactcgggaggagtgtaatctgaccctagagtggaagctgcttctgccagcccctccccacccaccaaccaatcagagctgagtcagtgagtcacagcacacaatagcagagccgctggcagcagggaggggagggactcgggaggagtgtaatctgaccctagagtggaagctgcttctgccagcccctcccatcCCCGccaaccaaccaatcagagctgagtcagtgagtcacagcacacaatagcagagccgctggcagcagggaggggagggactcaggaggagtgtaatctgaccctagagtggaagctgcttctgccagccactcccctccccacccaccaaccaatcagagctgaggcaaggcaagcactagcagctctgagtcactgacacaagtgcagggagtctaagaaagaatcgaatgagtctcaggttaaaagaatcAAAAGATCCGACTTAAagttagtgactcattcgattctttgagttaaaagaaccgcgAGTCAGACTCTAGaattctcagcagcgcagtggtgttggtggggggtgcgcactgcgccaccaatgtttattatattgaggggggcgcactgtgccactaatgtttattatactggggtgttggggggggcacactgcgccaccaatgtttattatattgaccttctactatgcattctgtataaagaatgctatcattttcccttagaaccatgttataagggaaaataatacagtgaatagactttcatcctagcaaccatgcgtgaaaatcgcactgcatccgcacttgcttgcaattttcacacagccccattaacttctatggggcctgcattgcgtgaaaaacgcacaacatagagcatgctgcgattttcacgcaacgcacaagtgatgtgtgaaaatcaccgctgatgtgcacagccccatagaagtgaatgggtccggatttagtgcgggtgctttccggtattttgaatgccagatctggcactaatacattcctatggggaaaaatgccggatccggcattcaggcaaatcttcagtttttttcgccggagataaaaccgtagcatgctgcggttttatcttttgcctgatcagtcaaaatgactgaactgacgacatcctgatgcatcctgaacggattactctccattcagaatgcatggggataaaactgaaagtaccctaaaatattaagtttaaatcccccctttccaaattttacatctaaaatatataaacaataaataaataaacatattacatagcgctgtccaaactattaaattattaaaaaatatctcctatgcggtgagcattcgccattttttagtcaccttgtcaccccaaaaaataggataggactgtggTATTATGGGCcccgaatgtttcataaaatgcgaaatgcacgcagctttttttggtgttttttttttgcgtggtattgagtatcgcaatacttttttatggtgacgaaagctaatcaaaattttggtatcaaaacaaccctacgtCGATCTGattggcgtagcgttgtcacgataccaaaattttgattcggttttgatttggctcctaaaaatttgatttggcaactaaatttttcagttcaggagccaatggctactaggtattttttttagtctggagcactgatgGTGGGTTCCGATCATCGcctgccgggcggcggtgatcggaaatacacaggacgtacccatacgccctgtgtccttaagtaccaggacatcagggcgtatcggtacgccctgtgtcctgaagaggttaaaagcccctccctcccctcaaaCACCAGTGTTTTTAAATCATCACATCGGTTAAgcaacatatatacatatatctacaCACATTTCCAAGTAATAAACCATATATATTTAGGGAAGGATAAgtagggtgctgtcatgtcggaaaACTATTTACCGTTAAGTCTAAATTCTACTTTCCAGGAAGTCCATCATGACAGCACACATGGAGCAATACCAGATAAActagggagggaccacagcctgtAGGACTTTACGTCCAAGGGCTAGGTCTCTATTAGCAGATAGGTCTAGTCTGTAGAAGGTTTGAAAACTAGACCAGAAAGCTGCCCTGCAGATTTGTTCCAGTGAGGCATTAGCTCTTTCCACCTAAGAAGCAACCACTGCTTGAGTAGAATGGGCTGTGACTTTGAATAGACGGTCTTTATTCTGGGAAGTATAAGCTTGCTGGATTGTTGATCTAATCCATCTTGCAATAGTGGATTTTGAAGCTTGTTTTCCCTTATTCTTCCCTGCGAATTGTACAAATAAAGCTGAATCTTTCCTAAAGGGGCGAGTGACTTCTAAATATTGTATTACTGAACGACGAACATCTAGAGTATGAAAACGTCGCTATTTCGCATTCTTCGGACCTGTACAAAAATGACTTTTGGCATAAAGGCTGGGTCCAATTTTAAGATGACTCTGTCATCCAGAATCCTCATATATGGTTCTCCTGAAGAAAAAGCCTGCATCTCTCCTACTCTCCTTGCCAATGTTATCGCAACTAGAAATACTCTTTTGAAAGAGAGCATTTTTATTTCACAGTTTTCTAAAGGTTTAAAAGGAGGATTACATAGGTTCTCCAATACTAGTGACAAGTCCCAAGGAGGGACTGACTTTCTTACCAGAGGCCGGATTCTGGAGATGGCACGAGAAAATGTTTTTATCCAATTGTGCTCTGCTAGAGGGAAGTCAAGTAACCAACTCAAAGCTGAAATCTGAACTTTTATTGGGCCTGAGACCCATGTTAAAACCTTCCTGCAGAAATTCTAGAATGTCCTGAATAGAAGGGGAAATTGACTTTTTTTGAAGAGAAACAAACCAGGAACGAAATTTCTTTAAAATCTTACCTTAGATGGTAGAAGTTATCATCTTGTGAATTTGTAGCATGGTTGTTATAACTCTTTCCGACAGGCCCCTGGCTCTTAGTATCTGCTCTTCAGAATCCATGCTGCCAGCTTCAACCTGTGCACTTGTGGATGCCAAAGAGGCCCCTGAGACAATAGGTCGTCTTCTGAGGGAAGAAAAAAGGGTTCTTCCAATGCCAAGTTCTTTAGAATTGGGAGCCAGCTTTGTTTCTGCCAATATGGAGCTATTAGGACCAGAGTTACTCGTTCCGACCTCAGCTTTTTCAGGGTTGACCCAATTAGAGGAAAAGACGGGAAGGCATAGGCCAGATTCATATCCCAACTCTGAGACAAAGCATCTACAGCCACTGAAAGGGGCGGAAATCTTGACCCCCCTTGATGTTTCAGGAATAATACTGTTGCAATGTTGCCTGAGAGAACCTGTACATGTAGGCCTTTAGAAGATTCTCCACTTTTAGGAAAGTTTCCAAGACTGCTCTCAACTCCCTGAAGTTTGAGGACCTGTGAGAGAGATTGTCACCCCAGGGACCCTAAAAATT
The sequence above is a segment of the Bufo gargarizans isolate SCDJY-AF-19 chromosome 6, ASM1485885v1, whole genome shotgun sequence genome. Coding sequences within it:
- the LOC122939867 gene encoding gastrula zinc finger protein XlCGF66.1-like, producing MDRDKDKMAESIINLTLEILFRLTVEGYTVVKKTSSERCQAPVSEGWGRTLSPIMEPPPHSLIHEEINKEKILELTNKMIELLTGEVLIRCQDVDVYFSMEEWEYLEGHTDQYKDILMEDHRPLTPPGNRHD